From one Catenuloplanes nepalensis genomic stretch:
- a CDS encoding TIGR03618 family F420-dependent PPOX class oxidoreductase: MSSSVQRRRGLADVGDEFREFWAERHLCTLTTLRRDGTPHVTPVGAVINWADGTALVLTSGTSSKARNAAATATVALCSVDGRRWSTVEGRARVRTEPDFIADAERRYAERYRIPRINPARVILEITLTRVLGNVG; encoded by the coding sequence GTGAGCAGCAGCGTGCAACGCCGGCGAGGTCTGGCCGACGTCGGGGACGAATTCCGGGAGTTCTGGGCCGAGCGGCACCTGTGCACGCTCACCACGCTGCGGCGCGACGGCACGCCGCACGTCACACCGGTCGGCGCGGTGATCAACTGGGCGGACGGAACCGCGCTCGTGCTCACGTCCGGCACCAGCTCCAAGGCCCGCAACGCCGCGGCCACCGCCACGGTCGCGCTCTGCTCGGTCGACGGCCGCCGCTGGTCGACGGTCGAGGGCCGCGCCCGGGTGCGCACCGAGCCGGACTTCATCGCGGACGCGGAGCGCCGCTACGCCGAGCGATACCGCATCCCCCGGATCAACCCGGCCCGCGTCATCCTGGAGATCACCCTGACCCGCGTGCTCGGCAACGTCGGATGA